A single window of Brachyhypopomus gauderio isolate BG-103 chromosome 21, BGAUD_0.2, whole genome shotgun sequence DNA harbors:
- the cptp gene encoding ceramide-1-phosphate transfer protein, which yields MADCFSLQKVVDTYKSCLSEDKEIYINYYIAGWRELVSFMNSLGSVFSFISKDAVNKIQILENYLMGDNGVHYLTAQSMVKFELDNELVDFNQRDKHPESGCRTLLRLHRALRWLQLFLERLRTSTEESKTSVMCSESYNESLAQYHPWIIRKAAGLAFCALPGRDAFFEVMKAGNQQQVVTMLGEAMPLISEVYQITEDLYAKHKLLELP from the exons ATGGCAGATTGCTTCAGTCTTCAGAAAGTGGTTGACACGTATAAGTCCTGTCTTAGCGAAGACAAGGAGATCTACATCAACTATTATATAGCCGGATGGCGAGAGCTTGTGAG TTTCATGAATAGCCTGGGTAGTGTGTTCTCCTTCATCTCCAAGGATGCAGTCAACAAAATTCAGATCCTGGAGAACTATCTGATGGGTGACAATGGGGTTCATTACCTTACTGCCCAATCCATGGTGAAATTTGAACTGGACAATGAGCTGGTGGACTTCAACCAGAGGGACAAGCACCCGGAGTCGGGCTGTCGGACCCTCTTACGGCTGCACCGTGCCCTACGCTGGCTCCAGCTCTTCCTGGAGCGCCTGCGCACCAGCACGGAGGAGAGCAAGACCTCCGTCATGTGCTCCGAGTCCTACAACGAGTCCTTGGCCCAGTATCACCCGTGGATCATCCGTAAAGCCGCAGGCCTGGCTTTCTGCGCCCTTCCCGGACGCGATGCGTTCTTTGAGGTGATGAAGGCAGGcaaccagcagcaggtggttacCATGCTGGGAGAAGCCATGCCCCTCATCTCAGAAGTGTATCAAATCACAGAAGACCTATATGCCAAGCACAAGCTACTGGAGTTACCCTAG